Proteins encoded together in one Chryseobacterium sp. G0201 window:
- a CDS encoding ABC transporter ATP-binding protein, with translation MNEYKKILKFARPHQKYIYGSLFFNLMYSLFQIASLGTILPVLGMLFGTIKPEEYKSPPVYSGEFLDFFSYLKNYSNYYVQSLVSEHGSLNVLAWLCIITAFMFFLRNAFRYFGSFLLINYRVGVTKDLRGSMYRKILSLPVSFFTDSRKGDMMSRMSNDVGEVEGNILGSLIELINAPFMLISTLVTLFFLSPEMTMFSLLVLPVMGTMIALIGKSLKKDSHEAQHELGTLFSIVDETLKSSKVIKIFNADKIMDNRFMQSMNRWLSSSISLGRKKELASPMSEFLGSITFLIIAWYGGKQIIVEQSISPADFLVFLGMFFQILPPAKSLSNSISNIQKGEASLMRVLEILDADVKIDEVANPVSISTLNNNIEFNDIGFYYDKDNVILKNFSITIPKGKTVALVGQSGSGKTTIANLLARFYDVSEGEILIDGVNIKHLKLKEFRELLGMVTQESVLFNDTVYNNILMGKPDATKEEVINAAKIANADIFITQLPNGYDTNIGDDGGKLSGGQKQRVSIARAVLKNPPIMILDEATSALDTESEKFVQDALEKMMENRTSLVIAHRLSTIQKADWIVVMEKGDIVEQGTHHELIAKRGVYNKLVELQNFD, from the coding sequence ATGAACGAATATAAAAAAATACTAAAGTTCGCGAGGCCGCACCAAAAATACATTTACGGAAGTTTATTTTTTAATTTAATGTATTCTTTATTCCAGATTGCTTCCTTAGGAACCATTTTACCGGTTTTGGGAATGCTTTTCGGAACCATAAAGCCTGAGGAATACAAATCACCCCCTGTTTATTCAGGAGAATTTCTAGATTTCTTTTCTTATTTAAAGAATTATTCCAACTATTATGTACAAAGTTTAGTGAGTGAACACGGTTCACTAAATGTACTTGCCTGGCTTTGTATCATTACTGCCTTTATGTTTTTTTTGAGAAACGCTTTCCGTTACTTCGGATCTTTTCTTTTAATTAATTATCGTGTAGGTGTTACCAAAGACCTTCGTGGCTCCATGTACCGCAAAATACTGTCTTTACCTGTTTCTTTTTTTACAGACAGCCGAAAAGGAGATATGATGTCTCGTATGTCGAATGATGTAGGAGAAGTTGAAGGTAACATTTTGGGAAGCTTAATTGAGCTTATCAATGCTCCGTTTATGTTGATCAGTACATTGGTCACTTTATTCTTTTTAAGCCCGGAAATGACTATGTTTTCCCTATTGGTTTTACCTGTAATGGGAACGATGATCGCTTTGATCGGGAAAAGTCTTAAAAAAGATTCCCACGAAGCTCAGCATGAATTGGGAACATTATTTTCTATCGTAGATGAAACTCTGAAATCATCAAAAGTGATCAAGATTTTTAATGCCGATAAAATAATGGACAACAGATTTATGCAATCCATGAACAGATGGCTTTCCAGCTCAATAAGTCTGGGAAGAAAGAAAGAATTGGCATCTCCAATGAGCGAATTTTTAGGATCAATTACTTTTTTGATCATCGCTTGGTACGGAGGAAAGCAGATTATCGTAGAGCAAAGCATTTCACCTGCTGATTTCTTGGTTTTCTTAGGAATGTTCTTCCAGATATTACCTCCTGCGAAAAGTTTATCAAACTCAATTTCTAACATTCAAAAAGGAGAAGCTTCTTTGATGAGAGTATTGGAAATTCTGGATGCAGATGTAAAAATTGATGAAGTTGCGAACCCTGTTTCAATTTCAACGCTTAATAATAACATCGAATTTAATGACATTGGATTTTACTATGATAAAGACAATGTTATTCTTAAAAACTTCTCTATTACAATACCAAAAGGAAAAACAGTCGCTCTTGTAGGGCAAAGTGGTAGTGGAAAAACGACTATTGCCAATCTGTTAGCTAGATTCTATGATGTTTCAGAAGGTGAAATTTTAATTGACGGTGTAAACATCAAACATTTAAAATTAAAAGAATTTAGAGAACTTTTAGGAATGGTAACCCAAGAATCGGTATTATTTAATGATACGGTTTACAATAATATTTTGATGGGTAAACCCGATGCTACGAAAGAAGAAGTAATTAATGCAGCTAAGATTGCTAATGCAGATATCTTCATCACTCAGCTTCCTAATGGGTATGATACTAATATTGGAGATGATGGAGGCAAGCTTTCCGGAGGTCAGAAACAAAGGGTTTCTATCGCAAGAGCGGTTCTTAAAAACCCTCCAATTATGATTTTGGATGAAGCAACTTCAGCTTTGGATACTGAATCTGAAAAATTTGTACAGGATGCCCTTGAAAAAATGATGGAAAACAGAACTTCTTTAGTTATTGCCCACAGACTTTCAACCATCCAAAAAGCAGACTGGATCGTAGTAATGGAAAAAGGCGATATCGTAGAACAAGGAACTCATCACGAACTTATTGCAAAAAGAGGAGTTTATAACAAACTTGTCGAGCTACAGAATTTTGATTAA
- a CDS encoding M28 family peptidase, which translates to MKKLAYLTLSLFSAFAFAQEVSKERINTIISTLASDEMKGREIGTPENENAANYIAKLFEENNLEYCTGNSYLVPFNYKGKTAYNVCGVQKGKTDKYLGFSGHFDHIGMNNKSGDNIYNGADDDASGITTLVGISDYFKNKKPEFSMVFMAFNGEEKGMLGSTAIADDKNLDKIYNNLYALFNFEMVATESQFGKNAVFMTGDEFSDLDELFNKNAVNGLKINADPYASEQLFYRSDNVNFVKKKIIAHSISTADMTKIKHYHQVNDDVSIVDFNNMSQIINNFGKTLEKLTPKNFAPKYNDKVKF; encoded by the coding sequence ATGAAAAAACTAGCTTATCTTACACTATCCCTTTTCTCAGCATTTGCTTTCGCACAGGAAGTTTCTAAGGAAAGAATAAACACTATAATTTCCACCTTGGCTTCAGATGAAATGAAAGGCCGTGAAATCGGAACTCCTGAGAATGAGAATGCAGCAAATTACATCGCAAAGCTTTTTGAAGAAAATAATTTAGAATACTGTACTGGTAATTCTTACTTGGTTCCATTTAATTACAAAGGAAAAACGGCTTATAATGTTTGCGGTGTTCAAAAAGGAAAAACAGATAAATATCTAGGTTTCTCTGGACATTTCGATCACATCGGAATGAACAATAAAAGCGGCGATAATATCTATAACGGAGCTGATGATGATGCAAGCGGAATTACAACCTTAGTCGGAATCTCAGACTATTTCAAAAATAAAAAACCTGAATTCTCAATGGTTTTTATGGCATTTAACGGTGAAGAAAAAGGGATGCTGGGCTCTACAGCAATCGCTGATGATAAAAATTTAGATAAAATATATAATAACTTATATGCACTATTCAATTTTGAAATGGTAGCTACAGAATCTCAATTCGGGAAAAATGCAGTATTCATGACGGGTGATGAGTTTTCGGATCTTGATGAACTTTTCAATAAAAATGCAGTGAACGGATTAAAGATCAATGCTGATCCTTATGCTTCTGAACAATTATTTTACAGATCAGATAATGTAAACTTTGTGAAAAAGAAAATTATCGCTCACTCAATTTCAACAGCTGATATGACGAAAATTAAACATTACCACCAAGTGAATGACGATGTAAGCATTGTTGATTTTAATAATATGAGTCAAATTATTAATAATTTTGGGAAGACATTGGAAAAATTAACTCCTAAGAACTTTGCTCCGAAATATAATGATAAAGTGAAGTTTTAA
- a CDS encoding DUF4293 family protein — MLQRIQTIWVFLAVLAAVFLFVTGQDVAVFGTIPVINIGSVVLVLVGLLSIFSFKNRKRQILLNNISIIINVLLIGVLAYWILNLPGGIQLPEKGIEPIFPLIATICLLIANIYIRKDERLVKSVDRLR, encoded by the coding sequence ATGCTACAAAGAATACAGACTATATGGGTTTTTCTGGCAGTTTTAGCTGCTGTTTTTCTATTCGTTACAGGACAAGATGTTGCCGTTTTCGGTACCATTCCTGTGATAAATATTGGTAGTGTGGTACTTGTTTTGGTTGGATTACTGAGTATATTCAGCTTTAAAAATAGAAAAAGACAAATTTTGCTGAATAATATCAGCATCATTATAAACGTTTTGTTGATTGGTGTATTGGCGTACTGGATACTAAACTTACCCGGAGGAATTCAACTTCCTGAGAAGGGTATTGAGCCGATTTTTCCTTTAATCGCGACTATTTGTCTGCTTATTGCAAACATATATATCCGCAAAGATGAGAGGCTCGTGAAATCTGTAGACAGACTTCGATAA